A stretch of DNA from Nitrospira sp. KM1:
ACATTGCCGAGCAGGACATTCGCCGTCTTTCTCCCTACTCCCGGCAACGTCACCAATTCCTCCATCGTCGAAGGCACCCGGCCGTGAAACCGTTCCGTCACCGCTCTGGCGCACATGACGATGCTTCTGGCCTTGCTTTTGAAGAATCCGGTCGAGCGGATCAACGGCTCGACTTCAGGCGTCTCAGCCCTTGCGAGTGTTTCGGGGGTGGGAAACCGCTGGAACAACACCGGGGTGACCTGGTTGACCCTCGCATCAGTACATTGAGCCGAGAGAATGGTCGCCACGAGCAACTCCCACGGTGAACGGTGCTGGAGTTCCACTTTGGCATCCGGCATGGATCGGCCGAGCAGCTTGCCGATGCGTCGTGCCCGCGCGCCTTGATCAGATTCTCGAGTGCGTCGAGGAGCCATAATTTTCAGGCGGGATTGTGAAGCGACTAGCTTCGAGATGCAAGGGCACCGGCATTGTCAACGGCGGCATGCCCGGGGGTGGGAAGGTCATCACGGGAGGCCAACTGTCGTTCGAGACGATGAAGCAACGGATGCAATGTTTGGGGCTCGAGTGCTGAAATGCCGATGGCCCCATATCTCCGGCACAAGAGCTCCGCCTCCGCAGCGGGAAGTCGATCGCATTTGTTAAACACGAGCAGTCTTGGAATCCGGTCGAAGCCGAGCTCGCCGAGGACGCGATCGACTGCCGCCATGTGCTCATCCAGATCTCTCGCCCCTGCATCCACCACATGCAACAGCAGATCGGCGTCACGCAGTTCTTCCAGCGTCGTTCGAAAAGCGCCAAGCAGGTCTTTCGGGAGATCCCGGATGAAACCGACCGTGTCGGTAACGATGACCTCCCGGTCGTGTGGGAACCGGAGCCGGCGACTGGTCGTGTCGAGCGTCTCGAATACCCGGTCGTCCGCACGGACGTGACTGTCCGTCAACACGTTGAGAAGCGTCGATTTGCCCGCGTTCGTGTATCCCACGATCGAGATGACCGGCATGGCATGCCGCATCCGTTTGGCCCGTCGCTGACCCTGGTGCCTGGCAAACAACTCCAACTCTCTCTCCAAATGGCTGATCCGGTCTCGAATCCGCCGGCGGTCGGCCTCGAGCTTGGTTTCTCCCGGTCCACGCGTCCCGATACCGCCTCCGAGTCGTGACAGCGTGGCGCCGCGCCCCGTTAACCGGGGAAGCCGATACCGTAATTGAGCCAGTTCAACTTGGATTTTTCCTTCTCGGCTGTGCGCCCGACTCGCAAAAATATCCAGAATCAATTGCGTGCGATCGATGACCGACATGTCCGTCAATTCGGCGATCGCTTTGATCTGAGCCGGTGACAGTTCCTGGTCGAATACCAATAGATCCACACCCTTTTGAAGGGCATGGATGAGCGTTTCTTTCAGTTTTCCACTGCCGACCTGATAGCGTTGATGGCCGTCCTGAGTCCGCTGCACGATCCTCTCGACAACCGCCACTCCCGCCGAAGTCGCCAGCTCCGCCAATTCCTCCAACCGGTCTTCCTGTTCCGTTCTGCTGGCCGGAGACGCGCTGACCAGGATGGCGGTCTTGCGGCTGTGAGATATGTCATGCCCGCGACCCAATTTCTGAAGATCCGCTTCCAGTTCCTGAATGAACGCATTGAACTGAATCGTGGTACCGTACACCGGGGTCGGTTTCAATAATTTGCAAAGCTGTCCCTCAGGATTAGGTGGAAGGAGATGAGCCAGCGAGAGTAAACCCGGCTCTCCATGGTCCGTCACGCCGAGAGCGCCTACCATGTCAAGACGCAGAAGTGCCAATGTCGTGAGATCCTCCTGGCTGAGCGGCTGATCGCTCAGATGAGAGCGGATCAAGCGTAACCCCCTGAGCGATCTTGAACTCGCACGGAATTTTCCGAGCGTGGCAGGAGACGGGCCGGTCCCTGAGCCGACCAGAACTTCCTGAACCGTTCCGCGCCGGGTCAGAACCAGACCGATTGGACGACGAATGTCGTGTGTGAACCGTGCCAACTCTTTGGCCACGTCCGCGGTTAATACACTGGCTGCGGGAATACGCCGACGATAGAGGCGTTCAAGAGCCTTAATTTGGGCGGCCCGAAGCCCGTTTAATTGTCCGTGAATATCGTGAATGGCGTCCCTACCTTTCGCGCCGTATTCTCTGAGTCTCTCATCTCATCGAGGCTTCGTCGAGCGACGCACAGGCCTCTGTATCAAGTGACGCACGGCGACCGGCACGGAGGGCTTGCATCCCGGCGGATGCGATCATCGCCGCATTGTCTGTGCAGTATTGTAACGATGGGATGCTGAGTTGGATCCCTTCCGATCGTGCCTTCTCATGAAGAAGCATGCGTAACCGGGAGTTGGCCGATACGCCGCCGACTACGGCCAAAGCCCCAATTCCTGTTTGCCGAACGGCCTCGAACGCTTTGTCCACCAAGACACTGACAATGGATTCCTGAAAACCTGCGGCAAGATGGGCGCGATCTCTGTCTACGCTGGCAAGGGTCATACGTTGAAGTTTATACAGTAGGGCGGTCTTTAAGCCACTGAAACTGAACTCCAGCGCCGCCTTCCTGATCGACGATTTGGGAAACGGAATTT
This window harbors:
- the nth gene encoding endonuclease III codes for the protein MAPRRTRESDQGARARRIGKLLGRSMPDAKVELQHRSPWELLVATILSAQCTDARVNQVTPVLFQRFPTPETLARAETPEVEPLIRSTGFFKSKARSIVMCARAVTERFHGRVPSTMEELVTLPGVGRKTANVLLGNVFGKPAIIVDTHVKRVANRLAFTRSEDPDRIEEDLQQLLPQSEWTAVSQRILLHGRYVCTARLPQCGRCPIYSECPWKEKSPR
- the hflX gene encoding GTPase HflX produces the protein MAKELARFTHDIRRPIGLVLTRRGTVQEVLVGSGTGPSPATLGKFRASSRSLRGLRLIRSHLSDQPLSQEDLTTLALLRLDMVGALGVTDHGEPGLLSLAHLLPPNPEGQLCKLLKPTPVYGTTIQFNAFIQELEADLQKLGRGHDISHSRKTAILVSASPASRTEQEDRLEELAELATSAGVAVVERIVQRTQDGHQRYQVGSGKLKETLIHALQKGVDLLVFDQELSPAQIKAIAELTDMSVIDRTQLILDIFASRAHSREGKIQVELAQLRYRLPRLTGRGATLSRLGGGIGTRGPGETKLEADRRRIRDRISHLERELELFARHQGQRRAKRMRHAMPVISIVGYTNAGKSTLLNVLTDSHVRADDRVFETLDTTSRRLRFPHDREVIVTDTVGFIRDLPKDLLGAFRTTLEELRDADLLLHVVDAGARDLDEHMAAVDRVLGELGFDRIPRLLVFNKCDRLPAAEAELLCRRYGAIGISALEPQTLHPLLHRLERQLASRDDLPTPGHAAVDNAGALASRS